Proteins encoded in a region of the Planococcus citri chromosome 1, ihPlaCitr1.1, whole genome shotgun sequence genome:
- the mnb gene encoding serine/threonine-protein kinase minibrain isoform X2: MVLLNADFVSASAARAMESSVAAVNSKRLDSWHKHEHVALAMEKQKAKLGNCSGSSQHQVPLYGRLVGEEHLASLAQQAAATSIAVPNDDHVDHHILQARIPGIHRHYRDPATGPLRKLSVDLIKTYKHINEVYYAKKKRRAQQSQGEDSSHKKERKLYNDGYDDENHDYIIRTGEKFLDRYEIDSLIGKGSFGQVVKAYDHDEKCLVAIKIIKNKKPFLNQAQIEVTLLEMMNKADVDNKFYIVRLKRHFMWRSHLCLVFELLSYNLYDLLRNTNFRGVSLNLTRKFAQQLCTALLFLSTPELNIIHCDLKPENILLCNPKRSAIKIVDFGSSCQLGQRIYQYIQSRFYRSPEVLLGIPYDLAIDMWSLGCILVEMHTGEPLFSGANEVDQMNKIVEVLGLPPKHLLDQAHKTKKYFEKLPDGSYFIKKTKDGKKYKSPATRRLQDILGIETGGPSGRRVGEPGHSVSDYLKFKDLIERMLDYDPKTRITPYYALQHNFFKRTIDESTNTSLLSGNSLPVSNLNLNSSSSSSSGIPHSYTDSNIHQSATRVLSDLNASSQARHNSIDYESAAAAAVAAHHRSSHHHLPSTSASSAAIASTSQAPLSAAAAAAHYSASSSSSSSAFPQQPPQHRTNNASSGSGSNNSSSHHHANYNT, encoded by the exons ATGGTGCTTTTGAATGCAGATTTTGTATCAGCTTCAGCTGCACGAGCAATGGAGAGCTCGGTCGCAGCGGTCAATAGTAAAAGACTCGATTCGTGGCATAAACATGAACATGTAGCATTGGCGATGGAAAAACAGAAGGCTAAATTAG GAAATTGTAGCGGTAGCAGCCAACACCAAGTACCACTGTACGGACGTTTGGTCGGCGAAGAGCATTTGGCGTCTTTGGCCCAGCAAGCGGCGGCCACATCGATCGCAGTACCTAACGATGATCATGTAGATCATCACATTTTGCAAGCGAGAATACCCGGTATTCATCGCCATTATCGTGATCCTGCCACCGGACCTTTACGTAAACTCAGCGTCGATTTGATTAAAACTTATAAACATATTAACGAG GTGTATTATGCCAAGAAGAAAAGAAGAGCGCAGCAGTCTCAAGGTGAAGATAGTTCGCataagaaagaaagaaagcttTACAATGACGGATACGACGACGAGAACCACGATTACATTATTAGAACGGGAGAAAAATTCCTCGACCGATACGAAATCGATTCGTTGATCGGAAAAGGATCTTTTGGCCAG GTGGTCAAAGCGTACGATCACGACGAAAAATGCCTAGTggcgataaaaataataaaaaacaagaaaccATTTCTGAATCAAGCTCAAATAGAAGTAACCTTATTGGAAATGATGAATAAAGCCGATGTcgataataaattttatatag tgAGACTGAAACGACACTTCATGTGGCGAAGTCATCTATGCCTTGTATTTGAACTGTTATCATATAATTTGTACGATTTGTTGCGCAACACCAACTTTCGAGGCGTTTCGTTGAACTTGACGCGCAAATTTGCTCAGCAGTTATGCACTGCCTTATTGTTCCTTTCCACTCCGGAGCTCAATATAATACATTGCGATTTAAAACCGGAAAATATACTGCTGTGTAATCCGAAAAGATCTGCCATTAAGATAGTCGACTTCGGATCATCGTGTCAGCTCGGTCAGAGG ATATACCAGTACATCCAATCGAGATTCTACAGATCTCCGGAGGTGTTACTAGGCATTCCCTATGACTTAGCCATCGATATGTGGAGTTTGGGATGTATACTGGTCGAAATGCATACCGGAGAACCGTTATTTAGCGGCGCCAACGAG GTAGATCAAATGAACAAGATCGTCGAAGTGCTGGGGTTGCCTCCGAAACACTTACTAGATCAAGCTCATAAAACgaagaaatatttcgaaaagcTTCCAGACGGCTCGTATTTCATAAAGAAGACGAAAGATGGTAAAAAATACAAGTCGCCTGCAACTCGACGATTGCAAGATATCCTTGGTATCGAGACCGGCGGGCCCTCGGGGCGACGTGTCGGCGAACCGGGTCATTCGGTTTCGGACTACTTGAAATTTAAG GATTTAATTGAAAGAATGCTAGATTACGATCCTAAGACTAGAATTACGCCGTATTACGCTCTgcagcataatttttttaaacgtaccATCGACGAATCGACCAACACGTCGTTACTGAGCGGAAATTCATTACCTGTTAGTAATCTGAACCTGAATTCGTCTTCGAGTAGTAGTTCCGGTATACCTCATTCGTACACGGATTCGAATATTCATCAGTCAG CCACGCGTGTGCTGTCCGATCTCAACGCCTCGTCGCAAGCGCGTCACAACTCGATCGACTACGAAtcagcggcggcggcggcggtcgCCGCTCACCACAGATCGTCGCACCACCATCTACCCTCGACGTCCGCGTCATCGGCGGCGATCGCGTCCACATCTCAAGCGCCGTTGTCCGCAGCAGCGGCGGCGGCGCATTACTCAGCGTCTTCGTCTTCTTCATCGTCGGCGTTCCCTCAGCAGCCACCTCAGCACCGTACCAATAACGCGTCCTCCGGAAGCGGTAGCAACAACAGTAGTAGTCATCATCAT GCTAATTACAATACTTGA
- the mnb gene encoding dual specificity tyrosine-phosphorylation-regulated kinase 1B isoform X1 has protein sequence MVLLNADFVSASAARAMESSVAAVNSKRLDSWHKHEHVALAMEKQKAKLGNCSGSSQHQVPLYGRLVGEEHLASLAQQAAATSIAVPNDDHVDHHILQARIPGIHRHYRDPATGPLRKLSVDLIKTYKHINEVYYAKKKRRAQQSQGEDSSHKKERKLYNDGYDDENHDYIIRTGEKFLDRYEIDSLIGKGSFGQVVKAYDHDEKCLVAIKIIKNKKPFLNQAQIEVTLLEMMNKADVDNKFYIVRLKRHFMWRSHLCLVFELLSYNLYDLLRNTNFRGVSLNLTRKFAQQLCTALLFLSTPELNIIHCDLKPENILLCNPKRSAIKIVDFGSSCQLGQRIYQYIQSRFYRSPEVLLGIPYDLAIDMWSLGCILVEMHTGEPLFSGANEVDQMNKIVEVLGLPPKHLLDQAHKTKKYFEKLPDGSYFIKKTKDGKKYKSPATRRLQDILGIETGGPSGRRVGEPGHSVSDYLKFKDLIERMLDYDPKTRITPYYALQHNFFKRTIDESTNTSLLSGNSLPVSNLNLNSSSSSSSGIPHSYTDSNIHQSATRVLSDLNASSQARHNSIDYESAAAAAVAAHHRSSHHHLPSTSASSAAIASTSQAPLSAAAAAAHYSASSSSSSSAFPQQPPQHRTNNASSGSGSNNSSSHHHVGKPSSQHHHQYRSGGSGSSGSSSSSHHRSGGGMVAPSSLPLIPSRHAAAAAALAGGMECATVAAAAAVIPTVVGGSGGASSSSSCTSLNANPPLVTYSHSYSTGTLSPSPLSPYTTSLPPPPSASQLARSSSYCYSSSQANYNT, from the exons ATGGTGCTTTTGAATGCAGATTTTGTATCAGCTTCAGCTGCACGAGCAATGGAGAGCTCGGTCGCAGCGGTCAATAGTAAAAGACTCGATTCGTGGCATAAACATGAACATGTAGCATTGGCGATGGAAAAACAGAAGGCTAAATTAG GAAATTGTAGCGGTAGCAGCCAACACCAAGTACCACTGTACGGACGTTTGGTCGGCGAAGAGCATTTGGCGTCTTTGGCCCAGCAAGCGGCGGCCACATCGATCGCAGTACCTAACGATGATCATGTAGATCATCACATTTTGCAAGCGAGAATACCCGGTATTCATCGCCATTATCGTGATCCTGCCACCGGACCTTTACGTAAACTCAGCGTCGATTTGATTAAAACTTATAAACATATTAACGAG GTGTATTATGCCAAGAAGAAAAGAAGAGCGCAGCAGTCTCAAGGTGAAGATAGTTCGCataagaaagaaagaaagcttTACAATGACGGATACGACGACGAGAACCACGATTACATTATTAGAACGGGAGAAAAATTCCTCGACCGATACGAAATCGATTCGTTGATCGGAAAAGGATCTTTTGGCCAG GTGGTCAAAGCGTACGATCACGACGAAAAATGCCTAGTggcgataaaaataataaaaaacaagaaaccATTTCTGAATCAAGCTCAAATAGAAGTAACCTTATTGGAAATGATGAATAAAGCCGATGTcgataataaattttatatag tgAGACTGAAACGACACTTCATGTGGCGAAGTCATCTATGCCTTGTATTTGAACTGTTATCATATAATTTGTACGATTTGTTGCGCAACACCAACTTTCGAGGCGTTTCGTTGAACTTGACGCGCAAATTTGCTCAGCAGTTATGCACTGCCTTATTGTTCCTTTCCACTCCGGAGCTCAATATAATACATTGCGATTTAAAACCGGAAAATATACTGCTGTGTAATCCGAAAAGATCTGCCATTAAGATAGTCGACTTCGGATCATCGTGTCAGCTCGGTCAGAGG ATATACCAGTACATCCAATCGAGATTCTACAGATCTCCGGAGGTGTTACTAGGCATTCCCTATGACTTAGCCATCGATATGTGGAGTTTGGGATGTATACTGGTCGAAATGCATACCGGAGAACCGTTATTTAGCGGCGCCAACGAG GTAGATCAAATGAACAAGATCGTCGAAGTGCTGGGGTTGCCTCCGAAACACTTACTAGATCAAGCTCATAAAACgaagaaatatttcgaaaagcTTCCAGACGGCTCGTATTTCATAAAGAAGACGAAAGATGGTAAAAAATACAAGTCGCCTGCAACTCGACGATTGCAAGATATCCTTGGTATCGAGACCGGCGGGCCCTCGGGGCGACGTGTCGGCGAACCGGGTCATTCGGTTTCGGACTACTTGAAATTTAAG GATTTAATTGAAAGAATGCTAGATTACGATCCTAAGACTAGAATTACGCCGTATTACGCTCTgcagcataatttttttaaacgtaccATCGACGAATCGACCAACACGTCGTTACTGAGCGGAAATTCATTACCTGTTAGTAATCTGAACCTGAATTCGTCTTCGAGTAGTAGTTCCGGTATACCTCATTCGTACACGGATTCGAATATTCATCAGTCAG CCACGCGTGTGCTGTCCGATCTCAACGCCTCGTCGCAAGCGCGTCACAACTCGATCGACTACGAAtcagcggcggcggcggcggtcgCCGCTCACCACAGATCGTCGCACCACCATCTACCCTCGACGTCCGCGTCATCGGCGGCGATCGCGTCCACATCTCAAGCGCCGTTGTCCGCAGCAGCGGCGGCGGCGCATTACTCAGCGTCTTCGTCTTCTTCATCGTCGGCGTTCCCTCAGCAGCCACCTCAGCACCGTACCAATAACGCGTCCTCCGGAAGCGGTAGCAACAACAGTAGTAGTCATCATCATGTAGGTAAACCTTCGAGTCAGCATCATCATCAGTACCGCAGTGGCGGTAGCGGCAGCAGCGGCAGTTCGTCTTCGTCGCATCATCGTTCCGGCGGAGGAATGGTGGCGCCTTCGTCTCTGCCGTTGATACCGAGCCGGCACGCTGCGGCGGCGGCCGCTTTGGCCGGCGGTATGGAATGCGCTACGGtggccgccgccgccgccgttaTTCCCACCGTCGTCGGCGGATCCGGCGGAgcttcgtcgtcgtcatcgtgcACGTCGCTGAACGCGAATCCGCCGCTGGTTACGTATTCGCATTCGTACTCGACCGGTACGCTGTCGCCGTCGCCTTTGTCGCCGTACACGACGTcgctgccgccgccgccgtctGCGTCGCAGCTAGCGCGCTCTTCATCGTATTGTTATTCTTCTTCGCAGGCTAATTACAATACTTGA
- the mnb gene encoding serine/threonine-protein kinase minibrain isoform X3: MVLLNADFVSASAARAMESSVAAVNSKRLDSWHKHEHVALAMEKQKAKLGNCSGSSQHQVPLYGRLVGEEHLASLAQQAAATSIAVPNDDHVDHHILQARIPGIHRHYRDPATGPLRKLSVDLIKTYKHINEVYYAKKKRRAQQSQGEDSSHKKERKLYNDGYDDENHDYIIRTGEKFLDRYEIDSLIGKGSFGQVVKAYDHDEKCLVAIKIIKNKKPFLNQAQIEVTLLEMMNKADVDNKFYIVRLKRHFMWRSHLCLVFELLSYNLYDLLRNTNFRGVSLNLTRKFAQQLCTALLFLSTPELNIIHCDLKPENILLCNPKRSAIKIVDFGSSCQLGQRIYQYIQSRFYRSPEVLLGIPYDLAIDMWSLGCILVEMHTGEPLFSGANEVDQMNKIVEVLGLPPKHLLDQAHKTKKYFEKLPDGSYFIKKTKDGKKYKSPATRRLQDILGIETGGPSGRRVGEPGHSVSDYLKFKDLIERMLDYDPKTRITPYYALQHNFFKRTIDESTNTSLLSGNSLPVSNLNLNSSSSSSSGIPHSYTDSNIHQSATRVLSDLNASSQARHNSIDYESAAAAAVAAHHRSSHHHLPSTSASSAAIASTSQAPLSAAAAAAHYSASSSSSSSAFPQQPPQHRTNNASSGSGSNNSSSHHHVG; this comes from the exons ATGGTGCTTTTGAATGCAGATTTTGTATCAGCTTCAGCTGCACGAGCAATGGAGAGCTCGGTCGCAGCGGTCAATAGTAAAAGACTCGATTCGTGGCATAAACATGAACATGTAGCATTGGCGATGGAAAAACAGAAGGCTAAATTAG GAAATTGTAGCGGTAGCAGCCAACACCAAGTACCACTGTACGGACGTTTGGTCGGCGAAGAGCATTTGGCGTCTTTGGCCCAGCAAGCGGCGGCCACATCGATCGCAGTACCTAACGATGATCATGTAGATCATCACATTTTGCAAGCGAGAATACCCGGTATTCATCGCCATTATCGTGATCCTGCCACCGGACCTTTACGTAAACTCAGCGTCGATTTGATTAAAACTTATAAACATATTAACGAG GTGTATTATGCCAAGAAGAAAAGAAGAGCGCAGCAGTCTCAAGGTGAAGATAGTTCGCataagaaagaaagaaagcttTACAATGACGGATACGACGACGAGAACCACGATTACATTATTAGAACGGGAGAAAAATTCCTCGACCGATACGAAATCGATTCGTTGATCGGAAAAGGATCTTTTGGCCAG GTGGTCAAAGCGTACGATCACGACGAAAAATGCCTAGTggcgataaaaataataaaaaacaagaaaccATTTCTGAATCAAGCTCAAATAGAAGTAACCTTATTGGAAATGATGAATAAAGCCGATGTcgataataaattttatatag tgAGACTGAAACGACACTTCATGTGGCGAAGTCATCTATGCCTTGTATTTGAACTGTTATCATATAATTTGTACGATTTGTTGCGCAACACCAACTTTCGAGGCGTTTCGTTGAACTTGACGCGCAAATTTGCTCAGCAGTTATGCACTGCCTTATTGTTCCTTTCCACTCCGGAGCTCAATATAATACATTGCGATTTAAAACCGGAAAATATACTGCTGTGTAATCCGAAAAGATCTGCCATTAAGATAGTCGACTTCGGATCATCGTGTCAGCTCGGTCAGAGG ATATACCAGTACATCCAATCGAGATTCTACAGATCTCCGGAGGTGTTACTAGGCATTCCCTATGACTTAGCCATCGATATGTGGAGTTTGGGATGTATACTGGTCGAAATGCATACCGGAGAACCGTTATTTAGCGGCGCCAACGAG GTAGATCAAATGAACAAGATCGTCGAAGTGCTGGGGTTGCCTCCGAAACACTTACTAGATCAAGCTCATAAAACgaagaaatatttcgaaaagcTTCCAGACGGCTCGTATTTCATAAAGAAGACGAAAGATGGTAAAAAATACAAGTCGCCTGCAACTCGACGATTGCAAGATATCCTTGGTATCGAGACCGGCGGGCCCTCGGGGCGACGTGTCGGCGAACCGGGTCATTCGGTTTCGGACTACTTGAAATTTAAG GATTTAATTGAAAGAATGCTAGATTACGATCCTAAGACTAGAATTACGCCGTATTACGCTCTgcagcataatttttttaaacgtaccATCGACGAATCGACCAACACGTCGTTACTGAGCGGAAATTCATTACCTGTTAGTAATCTGAACCTGAATTCGTCTTCGAGTAGTAGTTCCGGTATACCTCATTCGTACACGGATTCGAATATTCATCAGTCAG CCACGCGTGTGCTGTCCGATCTCAACGCCTCGTCGCAAGCGCGTCACAACTCGATCGACTACGAAtcagcggcggcggcggcggtcgCCGCTCACCACAGATCGTCGCACCACCATCTACCCTCGACGTCCGCGTCATCGGCGGCGATCGCGTCCACATCTCAAGCGCCGTTGTCCGCAGCAGCGGCGGCGGCGCATTACTCAGCGTCTTCGTCTTCTTCATCGTCGGCGTTCCCTCAGCAGCCACCTCAGCACCGTACCAATAACGCGTCCTCCGGAAGCGGTAGCAACAACAGTAGTAGTCATCATCATGTAG GCTAA
- the LOC135836862 gene encoding G patch domain-containing protein 2-like, which yields MSSAKRKSWCTRRRTRSVGSMPFAWQAQHLRLQTQSDEMCSSSTSKDKDYSNFFQSDSDDVCSSTHQNTACFFNVSNISGNGANNIESDSFNENSPCRRSARRKRKFKRIAIDTESFNSNRLYSNYMSHKYNKKLRVMRHSLNCQNNKIWLSSGKRKRSMREKVSVSVDGGDSSDLGREAKVLALSKLSLNDYPDEQYGTMEVSYNMGGVSSSSISSSGSEAGIFTNDEGREGDDEQSDWVGDIGIAAGSSFDHENADSETDNKMYTIYQKFLLGNFEQLSSEEKKLCKVFSDKDVRASRRRGRSFKPNFNVVLPSDEKDSKFFPDMLQDTYSKKNEMETESGMTTRRHTFSGYKKKKRIPQPSQLLMDKSLDKSSPLTLPTIHKLSDISSSDSKDSLQ from the exons ATGTCTTCGGCTAAAAGAAAATCTTGGTGTACCAGACGTAGAACTAGATCTGTCGGAAGTATGC cTTTCGCGTGGCAAGCTCAGCATTTACGTTTACAAACCCAAAGCGACGAGATGTGTTCGAGCAGTACGTCGAAGGATAAAGACTACTCTAACTTCTTTCAGAGTGATTCGGACGATGTTTGTAGTAGTACTCATCAGAATACAGCTTGCTTCTTCAACGTATCGAATATCTCCGGTAACGGTGCTAATAACATAGAATCGGATTCGTTCAACGAGAATTCACCTTGTCGTCGATCTGCTAGAAG GAAACGTAAATTTAAACGAATCGCCATCGATACAGAATCATTCAACTCGAATCGTTTGTATTCTAATTACATGTCTCATAAATACAACAAGAAACTTCGAGTGATGAGGCATTCGTTGAACTGTCAAAATAACAA AATATGGCTCAGTTCCGGTAAAAGGAAACGCAGCATGAGAGAAAAAGTATCAGTCTCGGTCGATGGAGGCGATTCTTCGGATTTGGGCAGAGAAGCTAAAGTTCTAGCTTTGAGTAAGCTTTCATTAAACGACTACCCTGACGAACAGTACGGTACTATGGAAGTATCTTACAATATGGGCGGAGTCAGTTCCAGTAGTATTAGCTCTTCTGGAAGTGAAGCGGGCATATTCACGAATGACGAAGGAAGAGAAG GTGACGACGAACAAAGTGATTGGGTAGGTGACATTGGAATAGCTGCAGGGAGTTCGTTCGATCATGAAAATGCAGATTCCGAGACCGATAACAAGATGTAtactatttatcaaaaattccttCTTGGAAATTTCGAACAGCTTTCTTCTGAGGAAAAGAAACTCTGCAAAGTGTTTTCCGATAAA GACGTTCGTGCTAGTCGTCGAAGGGGACGATCGTTTAAACCGAATTTCAACGTAGTTTTACCTTCAGACGAAAAAGATTCGAAATTCTTTCCAGATATGTTACAAGATACATACAG TAAGAAAAACGAAATGGAAACAGAGAGTGGAATGACTACGAGGAGGCACACATTCAGTGGTTATAAGAAAAAGAAACGTATTCCCCAACCATCTCAACTCCTTATGGATAAAA GTTTGGATAAAAGTTCTCCTTTGACGCTTCCAACGATACATAAACTTTCAGATATCTCTTCATCTGATTCGAAGGATTCCTTGCAGTAA